From a single Fusarium fujikuroi IMI 58289 draft genome, chromosome FFUJ_chr03 genomic region:
- a CDS encoding related to amino acid permease has protein sequence MANVETGQQGENSMSPDGASGLGVPFATSHGTNLNGNATTGQGMTDALPDTMESRNETINRPPHQTAVDTSEDEPDPRRQVSCLSRISHAHIPQMITINGTLGAGLYVRSGQILELAGPIAVIIPFLVLCVLAWWVMSCITELLCLWPVPGALPLFVAKFVDPELGNVVAIAYWFTYSIGFAALVSICASTIGYWLPDMAVAGHVTCYCLLPFILGGVNSLEIGIYGLIEAVTGTIKLIMLIVVIIILVVIDCKTKMTDKLKAEWEQPTVYDEAAATSFAPAFIMAFPIATFAFTGVEIIAASIVEARWKKAPKDVRRRNTGAQGWGGHENATITTTIRSMAAVVPIIIGIAYVLGGALVAIGLSRSDPALPRLSWVENGTSTATSTIDSTSTATGTSNNDSIKSISSPFTLIAIHSDIDYLEHVFNAFILFTALTCANTNLYVASRVLFGVTSNIRASRGLLKFLSQFSETYTNGVPLLAVWVSIFFCWVPFLEIPGGFDTGSPFGWAVGILTQSGSSGCVNVGHISATMTSQSRTSIHISDGRANCVIFYSLDTYKVLLQTKSLHPVRNNIYPYRSYGQPILAWIFAFLFVWLCLKLLNGKLPWITKLTKGQVVEAFDHLKTLRDGSLVIPNGSNTGA, from the exons ATGGCGAACGTCGAAACAGGACAACAGGGAGAAAACTCCATGTCACCCGATGGCGCCTCGGGACTTGGTGTTCCCTTTGCCACTTCTCATGGAACAAACCTCAACGGCAACGCAACCACCGGTCAAGGGATGACCGACGCGTTGCCGGACACCATGGAAAGCAGGAATGAAACTATCAACCGTCCACCTCACCAAACCGCTGTTGATACTTCCGAAGACGAGCCTGACCCTAGGAGGCAGGTCAG TTGCCTGTCAAGGATCTCACATGCTCATATCCCGCAGATGATAACAATTAACGGAACGCTCGGGGCAGGGCTGTACGTTCGAAGCGGCCAGATTCTCGAGCTTGCTGGGCCTATTGCAGTCATCATTCCTTTTCTTGTGCTTTGTGTTTTGGCCTGGTGGGTAATGTCGTGCATCACTGAGCTGTTATGTCTATGGCCTGTGCCAGGGGCCCTGCCTTTATTTGTCGCCAAGTTTGTGGACCCTGAGTTAGGCAATGTGGTGGCAATTGCCTACTG GTTCACATACTCCATCGGATTTGCAGCTCTGGTTTCCATTTGTGCTAGCACCATTGGTTACTGGTTACCCGACATGGCTGTTGCTGGCCATGTTACCTGCTACTGTCTGTTGCCTTTCATTTTGGGTGGAGTTAACAGTTTGGAAATTGGG ATATACGGATTGATTGAGGCCGTCACTGGAACCATTAAATTGATCATGTTGATCGTTGTCATTATTATCCTTGTTGTTATTGACTGCAAAA CTAAAATGACGGATAAATTGAAGGCAG AATGGGAACAACCCACTGTATATGATGAGGCTGCAGCAACAAGTTTTGCGCCGGCGTTCAT AATGGCTTTCCCGATCGCCACCTTCGCCTTCACCGGTGTAGAGATTATTGCGGCTTCTATTGTAGAAGCCCGTTGGAAAAAAGCGCCCAAGGATGTCCGTAGAAGAAACACTGGAGCGCAAGGTTGGGGTGGCCACGAAAAcgccaccatcaccaccaccattaGGAGTATGGCTGCCGTTGTTCCGATTATTATTGGTATTGCATACGTACTCGGCGGAGCGCTTGTCGCAATTGGGCTGAGTCGAAGCGACCCTGCCCTTCCTAGACTGAGCTGGGTTGAGAACGGCACCAGTACCGCAACCAGCACTATTGATTCCACCAGCACGGCTACTGGAACAAGTAACAACGATTCTATCAAGTCCATCTCTTCCCCTTTCACCCTCATTGCGATACACTCTGATATCGACTACCTGGAACACGTCTTCAATGCATTCATACTTTTCACGGCTTTGACATGCGCAAACACCAATCTCTATGTTGCATCGAGGGTCCTATTTGGGGTCACATCAAACATACGCGCTTCGAGAGGGCTGCTAAAATTCCTTAGTCAGTTCAGTGAGACATATACCAACGGGGTACCACTGCTGGCAGTATGGGTTTCGATTTTCTTCTGTTGGGTACCCTTCCTTGAAATACCAGGAGGATTCGATACAGGGTCCCCATTCGGATGG GCTGTCGGTATCTTAACACAGTCGGGATCT TCTGGATGTGTCAATGTTGGGCATATATCCGCTACCATGACTAGTCAGTCCAGAACCTCTATTCATATATCAGATGGACGTGCTAATTGcgttatattttatagtcTTGATACCTACAAGGTGCTTTTGCAGACTAAATCTCTCCATCCGGTCCGCAACAACATCTATCCCTATCGTAGCTATGGGCAGCCGATTCTGGCTTGG ATCTTCGCGTTTCTTTTTGTTTGGCTTTGCCTTAAGCTTTTGAACGGGAAGCTACCCTGGATTACAAAACTCACGAAGGGACAAGTCGTTGAAGCTTTCGACCATCTTAAGACTTTGAGAGACGGTTCACTTGTAATCCCTAATGGTTCCAATACCGGCGCTTAA
- a CDS encoding related to monocarboxylate transporter 2, whose translation MSSSSANPIIFESYPDRGFQAYSVVLGAWLALFPASGLLNSTGIFQAWLLVNQLDEYSEPQIAWIFSAFAFLFFFGGIQAGPIFDRYGPKYLFPTGACGLVVSLVCTSFCTEYYQFMLAFGCLGGLSSSIIWTTSIATLGHWFMQNRGLATGLATTAGGIGGLCYPLAFSHLSLRIGFPWTIRCFALVTLLCFLASLPLLKTRLPANPTSRLVLDWKGFKDTRFILTMMAIFILDWAVLVPPAYITTYTSSHGLNHLSPNILAILNSASTLGRCLPGIVADRVGRFNVMIICATLSTLSIFCLWLQAESNAAVVISFAVTYGFFSGTAFSLTPVCVAQLCKTEEYATRYGTAYGVVSFATLAGVPISGLILGTSDGSHYTALVPFCGTAYAVSALLFICAKGASQDWRLLSKF comes from the exons atgtcttcttcctccgcAAATCCGATTATTTTTGAGTCCTACCCCGACCGCGGGTTCCAGGCGTATAGCGTCGTTTTAGGTGCGTGGTTGGCTTTGTTTCCAGCCTCAGGTCTCCTCAACTCGACAGGTATTTTCCAAGCATGGCTACTCGTCAACCAGCTCGACGAATACTCAGAGCCTCAAATCGCGTGGATATTTAGCGCTTTcgcctttcttttcttctttggggGTATTCAGGCGG GTCCAATATTTGATAGGTATGGACCTAAATACTTGTTCCCTACTGGAGCCTGCGGCTTGGTCGTTTCGCTAGTATGTACGAGCTTCTGTACAG AATATTACCAGTTTATGCTTGCATTTGGGTGTCTTGGAggtctctcttcttcaatcaTATGGACTACCAGTATCGCCACCCTTGGACATTGGTTCATGCAAAACCGAGGACTGGCGACTGGTCTTGCAACAACTGCCGGTGGCATCGGAGGTCTATGCTATCCCCTTGCCTTCTCGCATCTGTCACTTCGAATCGGGTTTCCCTGGACAATAAGATGCTTTGCGCTTGTCACCTTGCTGTGTTTCCTAGCCAGTCTGCCCTTGCTCAAGACACGGCTGCCGGCAAATCCGACCTCGCGGCTTGTTCTTGACTGGAAGGGTTTTAAAGACACGAGGTTCAtactgacgatgatggcgataTTCATTCTGGACTGGGCTGTTTTGGTGCCTCCAGCATACATCACCACATACACTTCTTCACATGGACTCAATCATCTCTCTCCCAACATCTTGGCCATTCTCAACTCGGCATCTACCTTGGGACGTTGTCTACCTGGGATTGTTGCCGACAGGGTCGGTCGGTTCAACGTTATGATCATATGCGCAACTCTCTCCACCTTATCAATCTTTTGCTTATGGCTTCAAGCAGAGTCTAACGCTGCTGTTGTCATTTCCTTCGCTGTAACCTATGGCTTTTTCAGCGGAACCGCTTTCAGCTTGACGCCAGTATGTGTGGCTCAGCTCTGCAAAACAGAGGAATATGCCACAAGGTATGGAACAGCCTATGGCGTGGTGAGCTTCGCTACATTGGCTGGAGTTCCCATCTCGGGACTGATCTTAGGTACGAGTGACGGCAGCCACTACACCGCCTTGGTTCCCTTCTGTGGTACAGCATATGCAGTCTCGGCTCTTCTTTTTATCTGTGCCAAGGGAGCCAGTCAGGATTGGAGGCTCTTGTCTAAATTTTAG
- a CDS encoding related to methyltransferase: MSTVEADQVLHPDEQIADDGDSSIGTDATSSTTSISSSILNYRHENGRTYHRYKDGRYHLPNDQVENERLDLQHNLFLLTFGDKLGLAPPNGPTAEVRRVLDLGTGTGIWAIDYADEHPEVEVIGVDLSPIQPAFVPPNARFIIDDIDEDWEYGQPFDYIHSRMMVFSIKDWEINLKPGGYIEIQETGGTILSDDGTLTPDHALSKWCILLEEAFTKLGSASIEFDTIKAIMQEVGFIDVFDKRFKWPTNSWPRDKKYKELGTWNNYNSGNALESLTMASFSRAHGWSREEIITFLIDARKDLNNPSIHAYNPIYSIYGKKPDA, translated from the exons ATGTCGACAGTAGAAGCAGACCAAGTTCTTCATCCTGATGAACAG ATCGCCGATGATGGAGACTCGTCAATCGGGACT GATGccacttcatcaacaacaagcatCTCCAGCTCCATCTTGAACTATCGGCATGAGAACGGTAGAACATACCATCGTTACAAAGACGGAA GATATCATCTCCCAAATGACCAGGTCGAAAATGAGCGTCTAG ACCTTCAGCATAACCTTTTTCTCTTGACATTCGGAGATAAACTAGGTCTTGCTCCGCCGAATGGCCCCACTGCAGAGGTTAGACGTGTACTCGATTTGGGCACGGGAACTGGAATATGGGCAATTGACTATGCTGATGAGCACCCAGAAGTAGAG GTCATTGGAGTCGATCTTTCGCCAATTCAGCCAGCTTT TGTTCCGCCAAACGCTCGCTTCATTATTGACGATATTGACGAAGATTGGGAATATGGTCAGCCATTTGACTATATCCATAGCAGAATGATGGTTTTTAGTATCAAGGACTGGGAGAT CAACCTCAAGCCCGGTGGCTATATCGAGATTCAGGAAACTGGTGGTACAATTCTTTCCGACGACGGAACTCTTACTCCAGATCATGCCCTCTCAAAGTGGTGTATCCTGCTCGAAGAGGCTTTTACTAAGCTTGGGAGTGCATCTATTGAGTTCGACACGATCAAAGCTATTATGCAAGAAGTTGGCTTTATAGATGTCTTCGATAAAAGATTCAAGTGGCCTACCAATTCGTGGCCTCgagataagaagtataaaGAGTTAGGAACGTGgaataattataattctgGGAACGCTTTGGAGTCTCTAACCATGGCGTCATTTTCAAGGGCTCACGGGTGGTCAAGGGAAGAGATTATTACATTCCTTATTGATGCGAGGAAGGATCTGAATAATCCGAGTATTCATGCCTATAATCCAAT ATATTCAATCTATGGAAAGAAGCCTGATGCTTAA
- a CDS encoding related to ceramidase, with protein sequence MFTATYRNLSYVLLLYLSFTTFLFQTASCLAVPSSEDSPNDNAKRADDSGDVYLLGVGKADVTGPVVELNLMGYADLGQVGTGLRQRLYSRAFIVGNPDVPKERFVYFVLDTQSGDTAVRRGILEGIAALGSEYSVYTSDNVAVTGTHSHAGPAGWNNYLMPQISALGFNQQAYQAIVDGAVLSVKRAHESLVKGRLSVGKIRIEDVNINRSLYAYQANPKSERDKYQDEVDKELTMLKFTRDSDSKVTGVLTWFSVHGTSLYMNNTLVAGDNKGVSAYLLEQAVRGTNGATDDFVAGFSQAAVADTTPNVEGAWCEDGSGQQCDFKDATCNGKIDTCHGRGPFWGLNDGGTKSCWEIGRRVFKQADKLYGQMQGGAGVPVTGKSVLGYHSFKNFSDFTFQLPNGTSAKTCAAAFGYSFAAGTTDGPGYFDFKQGDSGEPDASPFWALVSKFLRDPTKEQVACQSPKPILIDAGEITLPYAWAPNIVDIQMLRVGNFFIIVSAPELTTMSSRRWRKSISDEIKDRGGVGIDPIVVAGGPGNTYAHYCTTPEEYDMQRYEGGSTVHGRHSLDAYINLTTSYLGYLLQEKGASKPPTGPAAPDNRKNSISLTTGVVYDNPKIGTKFGDIINDVSKSKFAVGDTISATFVGANPRNNLHLEDTYAAVEKKDGSKWVQVRTDEDWDLVFEWKRLDGLLGSSEVSITWETGWQDAKDVGSGTYRLSYYGDSKTPITGKINAFTGRSTEFTIS encoded by the coding sequence ATGTTCACCGCAACTTATCGCAATCTCTCTTATGTGCTCCTGTTATACCTGAGCTTCACCACCTTCCTATTCCAGACAGCATCATGTCTCGCCGTCCCCTCGTCTGAAGACTCTCCCAACGATAACGCCAAGCGAGCTGATGACTCTGGCGATGTTTACCTGCTCGGTGTCGGCAAAGCTGACGTGACTGGTCCTGTCGTCGAGCTTAATCTCATGGGCTATGCCGACCTCGGGCAGGTAGGAACAGGCTTGCGCCAACGTCTATACTCCCGGGCTTTCATCGTGGGCAATCCAGATGTACCCAAAGAGCGATTTGTGTACTTCGTATTGGATACTCAGTCTGGTGACACTGCTGTTCGCAGAGGTATCCTTGAGGGCATCGCGGCTCTGGGATCGGAGTATTCCGTCTATACGTCGGACAATGTCGCTGTCACCGGAACGCATTCGCACGCTGGACCAGCAGGTTGGAACAACTATCTCATGCCTCAGATCTCCGCTCTCGGATTCAATCAGCAAGCGTATCAGGCCATCGTTGACGGCGCTGTTCTTTCGGTCAAGCGGGCGCATGAAAGTCTTGTCAAGGGCCGTCTTAGCGTAGGCAAGATTCGCATCGAAGACGTCAACATCAATCGAAGTCTGTATGCCTATCAGGCTAATCCAAAATCGGAGCGGGACAAGTACCAGGATGAGGTCGACAAGGAACTGACCATGCTCAAGTTCACTCGCGACTCAGACAGCAAAGTGACTGGGGTGCTCACGTGGTTCTCGGTACATGGCACGAGTCTTTACATGAATAACactcttgttgctggtgatAACAAGGGTGTCAGTGCCTATCTGCTGGAGCAAGCTGTTCGTGGAACCAATGGAGCTACCGATGACTTCGTGGCTGGCTTCTCCCAAGCTGCTGTCGCTGACACTACGCCAAATGTCGAAGGGGCTTGGTGTGAAGATGGCTCAGGACAGCAGTGCGACTTTAAGGATGCGACTTGCAATGGCAAGATCGACACTTGTCATGGTCGAGGTCCTTTCTGGGGACTCAATGACGGAGGCACCAAGTCATGCTGGGAGATTGGTCGTCGAGTCTTTAAGCAGGCCGACAAGCTATATGGTCAGATGCAAGGTGGAGCCGGTGTTCCAGTTACGGGAAAGAGTGTTCTTGGGTACCACTCATTCAAAAACTTCTCAGACTTTACCTTTCAACTTCCTAATGGCACGTCGGCAAAGACATGTGCAGCAGCCTTTGGATACTCCTTCGCCGCTGGAACTACCGACGGTCCGGGATATTTCGACTTCAAGCAGGGTGACTCAGGTGAACCTGATGCCAGTCCTTTCTGGGCTCTTGTATCCAAGTTCTTGCGCGATCCTACCAAGGAGCAGGTCGCATGTCAGTCACCGAAGCCGATTCTCATCGACGCTGGTGAGATTACACTACCTTATGCTTGGGCTCCCAATATCGTCGATATCCAAATGCTACGGGTCGGtaacttcttcatcatcgtctcaGCACCTGAGCTGACGACCATGTCTTCACGACGTTGGCGCAAGAGCAtcagtgatgagatcaaggatAGAGGTGGTGTTGGAATTGATCCCATCGTTGTCGCTGGTGGACCTGGCAACACTTACGCTCATTACTGTACTACACCCGAAGAATATGATATGCAGCGCTACGAAGGTGGCTCAACTGTCCATGGCAGACATAGTCTGGACGCTTACATCAACCTTACTACGAGCTATCTCGGATACCTATTACAGGAAAAGGGCGCCTCAAAGCCACCGACTGGTCCAGCTGCACCTGATAACCGAAAGAACTCAATTTCTCTCACCACAGGCGTCGTTTACGATAACCCCAAGATTGGCACCAAGTTTGGTGATATCATCAACGACGTGAGCAAATCAAAGTTTGCAGTCGGAGATACTATCAGCGCCACATTCGTGGGAGCCAATCCACGAAACAATCTTCACTTGGAGGATACTTATGCAgcagttgagaagaaggacggaTCCAAGTGGGTTCAGGTTCGGACTGACGAGGACTGGGATCTTGTCTTTGAGTGGAAAAGACTTGATGGGTTGCTTGGGTCGAGTGAGGTTTCTATCACTTGGGAGACTGGATGGCAGGATGCGAAGGACGTTGGTTCTGGCACGTATCGGCTGAGCTATTATGGAGATAGCAAGACTCCTATCACAGGCAAGATTAATGCGTTTACAGGTAGGAGTACTGAGtttactatttcttaa